The following proteins are encoded in a genomic region of Balaenoptera ricei isolate mBalRic1 chromosome 14, mBalRic1.hap2, whole genome shotgun sequence:
- the LOC132347278 gene encoding LOW QUALITY PROTEIN: SEC14-like protein 3 (The sequence of the model RefSeq protein was modified relative to this genomic sequence to represent the inferred CDS: inserted 1 base in 1 codon; substituted 2 bases at 2 genomic stop codons), which translates to MGGRVGDLSPKHAETLAKFRENVQDVLPALPNPDDYFLLRWLXAQNFDLQKSEAMFHKYMEFRKTMDIDHIXDWQPPEVIQKYMPGALCGYDHDGCPVWYDIIGPLDPKGLLFSVTKQDLLKTKMRDCECILRECDLQTERLGRKIETIVMIFDCEGLGLKHFWKPLVEVYQEFFDLLEENYPETLKFMLIVEATKLFPVGYNLMKPFLSEDTHRKIIVLGNNWKEGLLKLISPEELPAQFGGALTDPDGDPKYLTKQAHLALCLQINYGGEIPKSMYMRDQVKTQYEHLVQISRSSSHQVEYEILFPGCVLRCQFSSDGADIGFGVFLKTKMGEWQRAGEMTEVQRSQRYNAHLVPEDGSLTCTEAGVYVLRFDNTYSFVHTKKVSYTVXVLLPDEGMQKYDKELTPV; encoded by the exons ATGGGTGGCCGAGTCGGAGACCTGAGCCCCAAGCATGCAGAGACCCTGGCCAAG TTCCGAGAAAATGTCCAGGATGTGTTGCCTGCCCTGCCCAACCCAGATGACTATTTCCTTCTGCGCTGGCTCTGAG CTCAGAATTTCGACCTGCAGAAATCAGAGGCCATGTTCCACAAG TACATGGAGTTCCGGAAGACCATGGACATTGACCACA CTGATTGGCAGCCCCCCGAG GTGATCCAGAAGTACATGCCTGGGGCCCTGTGTGGCTATGACCATGACGGCTGCCCTGTGTGGTATGACATCATCGGGCCACTTGACCCCAAGGGCCTGCTTTTCTCCGTCACCAAGCAGGACCTGCTCAAGACCAAGATGAGGGACTGTGAGTGCATCCTGCGCGAGTGTGACCTGCAGACAGAGCGG CTGGGGAGGAAAATTGAGACCATCGTGATGATATTTGACTGTGAAGGCCTGGGGCTGAAGCACTTCTGGAAACCCCTGGTGGAAGTGtaccaggag TTCTTTGACCTCCTTGAAGAGAATTACCCAGAGACCCTGAAGTTCATGCTCATTGTGGAAG CCACCAAACTGTTCCCTGTGGGATACAACCTCATGAAGCCCTTCTTGAGTGAGGACACTCACAGGAAAATTATAGTGTTGGGAA ACAACTGGAAGGAAGGTTTGCTGAAACTCATCAGTCCTGAGGAACTGCCTGCCCAGTTTGGGGGGGCCCTGACCGACCCAGATGGGGACCCCAAATATTTAACTAAG CAAGCCCATCTTGCTCTGTGTCTGCAAATCAACTATGGTGGGGAGATCCCCAAGTCCATGTACATGCGGGACCAGGTGAAGACTCAGTACGAGCACTTGGTGCAGATCAGCCGCAGCTCCTCGCACCAGGTGGAGTACGAGATCCTGTTCCCAGGCTGTGTCCTCAG GTGTCAGTTCTCATCGGACGGTGCAGACATCGGCTTCGGGGTTTTCCTAAAGACCAAGATGGGGGAGTGGCAACGGGCTGGGGAGATGACGGAGGTGCAGCGCAGCCAGCGCTACAACGCCCACCTGGTGCCCGAGGATGGGAGCCTCACCTGCACGGAAGCTGGCGTCT ATGTCCTGCGCTTTGACAACACCTATAGCTTTGTCCACACCAAGAAGGTCAGCTACACAGTGTAGGTGCTGCTCCCGGATGAGGGCATGCAGAAATACGACAAGGAGCTCACCCCTGTCTAG